In the Chitinophagaceae bacterium genome, one interval contains:
- a CDS encoding N-acetyl-gamma-glutamyl-phosphate reductase gives MANKIKAGIVGGAGYTGGELVRILLNHPAAEMIFVRSKSNAGNFLHSVHQDLLGETDMRFAAEMNDDIDVLFLCVGHGEAKTFLEKNTIGDKIKIIDLSQDFRLGESVKHRKFIYGLPELNKEKIKAADNVANPGCFATAIQLGLLPLAKAGLLQDIYTTGITGSTGAGQALNATSHFSWRANNIQAYKTLTHQHLAEIGQSFLQLNPSGDADLSFIPWRGDFTRGIFISSQVKCELSMEELNVLYNEYYATHPFVSLSGGSIYLKQVVNTNRCFIQLEKVGSKLVIHSIIDNLLKGASGQAVQNMNLMFGLDEMAGLKLKANYF, from the coding sequence ATGGCAAATAAGATAAAAGCAGGTATAGTGGGTGGTGCCGGTTATACCGGTGGCGAACTGGTAAGGATATTATTGAATCATCCTGCGGCCGAGATGATTTTTGTACGCAGTAAGAGCAATGCCGGGAATTTCCTGCACAGTGTGCACCAGGACCTGCTGGGAGAAACGGATATGAGATTCGCGGCAGAGATGAATGATGATATAGATGTTTTGTTTCTCTGTGTGGGACATGGCGAAGCAAAGACCTTCCTGGAAAAAAATACGATCGGGGATAAGATAAAGATCATTGACCTGAGCCAGGATTTCAGGCTGGGCGAATCTGTTAAGCACCGGAAATTCATTTATGGTCTGCCGGAGCTGAATAAAGAAAAAATAAAGGCAGCAGATAACGTTGCCAACCCGGGTTGTTTTGCCACGGCTATCCAGTTGGGACTTTTGCCATTGGCGAAGGCTGGTTTGTTGCAGGATATATATACAACGGGCATTACAGGCTCCACGGGTGCCGGCCAGGCATTGAATGCCACATCGCATTTCAGCTGGCGGGCAAATAATATCCAGGCATATAAAACATTAACGCACCAGCATCTTGCCGAGATCGGACAGTCGTTCCTGCAATTGAACCCTTCCGGTGATGCAGACCTGAGCTTTATTCCCTGGCGGGGGGATTTTACAAGAGGAATCTTCATCAGTTCCCAGGTAAAATGTGAATTAAGTATGGAAGAACTGAATGTATTGTATAATGAATATTATGCGACGCATCCTTTTGTATCGCTGAGCGGCGGGTCCATCTATTTAAAACAGGTAGTGAATACAAATAGATGCTTTATCCAACTGGAAAAAGTGGGTAGTAAGCTTGTTATTCATTCTATCATTGATAATCTATTAAAAGGAGCAAGCGGGCAGGCGGTGCAGAATATGAATTTAATGTTTGGCCTGGACGAGATGGCTGGTTTGAAACTAAAAGCAAATTATTTTTAA
- a CDS encoding acetylornithine carbamoyltransferase → MQNFISVNDVEDVNALAEKALAYKADPFADRNLGVDKRIGLLFLNPSLRTRLSTQVAAMNLGMKAIVLNVDKEGWALEFEEGAIMNGVTVEHIKDAAPTLGQYFDILCIRTFPALKNREEDYAETVISQFIKYAGVPIVSLESATLHPLQSLTDIITIKETFAGKDRPKVVLTWAPHVKALPQCVANSFAQWINAWGEADFVITHPAGYELEEAFTRGASITADQDEALINADYVYVKNWSSYHDYGKVICTDASWMLTNEKLERTNNAKLMHCLPVRRNVELGDDILDGSNSLVTRQAGNRVWAAQAVLSEILKPV, encoded by the coding sequence ATGCAAAACTTTATCTCAGTAAACGATGTTGAAGATGTGAACGCCCTGGCGGAAAAGGCGTTGGCGTATAAAGCCGATCCGTTTGCCGACCGGAACCTCGGTGTTGACAAACGGATCGGCTTGTTATTTTTGAATCCGTCACTGAGGACAAGGCTGAGTACACAGGTGGCTGCCATGAACCTGGGAATGAAAGCCATTGTGCTGAACGTGGACAAGGAAGGCTGGGCGTTGGAATTTGAAGAGGGAGCCATCATGAATGGCGTTACGGTTGAGCACATCAAAGATGCGGCACCAACCCTGGGCCAGTACTTCGATATTTTATGCATCCGTACATTCCCTGCTCTAAAGAACCGGGAGGAGGATTATGCGGAAACGGTGATCAGCCAGTTCATTAAATATGCCGGGGTACCTATTGTTAGCCTGGAAAGTGCCACACTGCATCCGTTGCAAAGCCTTACCGATATCATTACCATCAAGGAAACATTTGCAGGAAAGGACAGGCCAAAAGTGGTCTTAACCTGGGCGCCGCATGTAAAAGCATTGCCGCAGTGTGTGGCCAATTCCTTTGCGCAATGGATCAATGCATGGGGAGAGGCAGACTTTGTGATCACGCATCCGGCCGGGTATGAACTGGAAGAGGCATTCACCCGTGGGGCAAGCATCACGGCCGACCAGGATGAAGCATTAATAAATGCCGACTATGTATATGTAAAGAACTGGAGCAGCTACCACGATTATGGAAAGGTCATCTGTACTGACGCTTCCTGGATGTTGACCAATGAAAAACTGGAGCGCACAAATAATGCAAAACTGATGCATTGTTTACCGGTGCGCAGGAATGTGGAACTGGGTGATGACATACTGGATGGCAGCAACAGCCTTGTAACCCGGCAGGCGGGCAACCGGGTATGGGCTGCACAGGCCGTATTAAGCGAAATATTAAAGCCGGTGTGA
- a CDS encoding aspartate aminotransferase family protein, which translates to MKLFDVYPLNDITIEKALGSYVWDDKGEKYLDLYGGHAVISIGHTHPHYVKRIEDQLHKVGFYSNSIKIPLQVELAEKLGKVSGKEDYQLFLCNSGAEANENALKLASFYNGRKKVIAFKKAFHGRTSLAVAATDNPNIVAPVNETDNIIFLPFNDEAALEEAFKQNDISSVIIEGIQGVGGINVAADPFLQKIRTLCDQYNAVFIADSVQCGYGRSGKFYSHDHAGVNADIYTMAKGMGNGFPVAGISISPKIKPKHFMLGTTFGGNHLACAAALAVLEVMEEEKLMDNARAVGEYLVNELKKLPAIKEVRGRGLMIGIELPEELNGVKKNLLFKHKIFTGEAKPNVIRLLPALNITRTEADFFLQAIKTELNLV; encoded by the coding sequence ATGAAACTATTCGACGTATATCCACTCAATGACATCACAATTGAAAAAGCATTGGGCTCTTATGTGTGGGATGACAAGGGTGAAAAATACCTGGACCTCTATGGTGGTCATGCAGTCATTTCCATCGGGCATACCCATCCGCATTATGTAAAACGGATAGAAGATCAGCTGCACAAAGTGGGGTTCTATTCCAACTCAATAAAAATACCCTTACAGGTTGAACTGGCTGAAAAACTCGGGAAGGTCTCCGGTAAGGAAGACTACCAGCTCTTCTTATGCAATTCCGGGGCAGAAGCCAATGAGAATGCTTTAAAGCTGGCTTCGTTCTATAATGGAAGAAAAAAAGTGATCGCTTTTAAAAAAGCATTTCATGGCCGGACTTCCCTGGCAGTTGCGGCAACAGATAACCCGAATATCGTGGCCCCGGTGAATGAAACAGACAATATCATCTTCCTGCCTTTCAACGATGAAGCAGCGTTGGAAGAAGCCTTTAAGCAAAACGATATTTCATCTGTCATCATCGAGGGAATACAGGGAGTTGGCGGGATCAATGTTGCCGCTGATCCATTTCTCCAAAAGATAAGAACACTGTGTGATCAATATAATGCAGTTTTTATTGCCGACAGTGTCCAGTGTGGCTATGGGCGTAGCGGAAAATTTTATTCACATGATCATGCCGGCGTGAATGCCGACATATATACGATGGCAAAAGGAATGGGAAATGGCTTCCCGGTTGCCGGCATTTCCATCTCGCCCAAAATCAAGCCAAAGCACTTCATGCTGGGTACAACCTTTGGTGGCAATCACCTGGCTTGTGCGGCTGCACTGGCTGTATTGGAAGTGATGGAAGAAGAGAAATTAATGGACAATGCCAGAGCGGTTGGTGAATACCTGGTCAATGAGCTGAAAAAACTGCCAGCAATAAAAGAAGTAAGGGGGAGAGGACTGATGATCGGAATAGAATTACCCGAAGAGTTAAATGGAGTGAAGAAGAACCTGCTGTTCAAACACAAAATTTTTACCGGGGAAGCAAAACCAAATGTGATACGCTTGCTGCCTGCTTTGAATATTACCAGGACCGAAGCGGATTTTTTTTTACAGGCCATTAAAACCGAGTTAAACCTGGTCTGA
- a CDS encoding argininosuccinate synthase — translation MIANKIETSGDSPPAGGDGGKVVLGFSGGLDTTYCVKYLTEEKGYEVHSIIVNTGGFTGDELKKTEEHAYKLGVKTHTTVDAVKSYYDKIIRYLVFGNVLKNNTYPLSVSAERLTQAVFIAEHVQHLQADIVAHGSTGAGNDQVRFDMIFNIMIPGVEICTPIRDMKLSREEEIAYLKSKGVEMNFERSIYSINKGLWGTSVGGKETLSSNGMLPEEAWPTPLSKKGNEDLELGFTKGELYSVNGKAFTHPSEAIQEVQRIAGPYAIGRDIHVGDTIIGIKGRVGFEAAAPMIILKAHHALEKHVLTKWQLNWKDQLALFYGNWLHEGQILDPVMRDAEAFFENSQQNVTGKVFVNLAPYRFQVTGIESNYDLMSTTFGKYGEMNNGWTGEDVRGFSKIFGNQTMIYHAVKQMADGK, via the coding sequence ATGATCGCAAATAAAATAGAAACTTCTGGAGACTCCCCGCCAGCCGGCGGGGATGGAGGCAAAGTAGTATTGGGTTTCAGCGGGGGGTTGGATACTACGTATTGTGTAAAATACCTCACCGAAGAAAAGGGATATGAAGTGCACTCCATCATTGTGAACACCGGTGGTTTTACAGGTGATGAATTGAAGAAAACAGAAGAACATGCATACAAGCTGGGAGTTAAAACACATACTACCGTTGATGCTGTTAAAAGTTATTACGACAAGATCATTAGGTACCTGGTTTTTGGAAATGTATTGAAGAATAATACGTATCCCCTGAGCGTGAGTGCCGAGCGGCTTACACAGGCAGTTTTTATTGCAGAACACGTGCAACACCTGCAGGCAGACATTGTAGCGCACGGCAGTACCGGCGCCGGCAACGACCAGGTACGGTTTGATATGATATTTAATATCATGATCCCCGGCGTGGAGATCTGCACACCTATCCGGGATATGAAATTAAGCAGGGAAGAAGAGATCGCTTATTTAAAGAGCAAGGGAGTGGAAATGAACTTTGAAAGATCCATTTACTCCATCAATAAGGGCCTGTGGGGAACCAGCGTGGGCGGTAAGGAAACCTTAAGCAGCAACGGGATGTTGCCCGAAGAGGCCTGGCCAACACCCTTGTCAAAAAAAGGGAATGAGGATCTTGAGTTGGGATTTACCAAAGGAGAATTATACAGCGTGAACGGTAAGGCATTTACACATCCATCCGAAGCGATACAGGAAGTTCAAAGGATCGCCGGGCCTTATGCAATAGGCCGGGACATACATGTGGGCGATACCATCATCGGCATCAAAGGCCGGGTAGGTTTTGAAGCCGCGGCGCCCATGATCATTTTAAAAGCGCACCATGCCCTGGAAAAACATGTGCTTACCAAGTGGCAGCTGAACTGGAAAGACCAGCTGGCATTGTTTTATGGCAACTGGCTTCACGAAGGGCAGATCCTTGACCCGGTGATGAGGGATGCGGAAGCCTTCTTTGAGAATTCCCAGCAAAATGTGACCGGTAAAGTGTTTGTTAACCTGGCGCCATACCGGTTCCAGGTTACCGGTATTGAATCGAACTATGACCTGATGAGCACTACGTTCGGTAAATACGGCGAGATGAACAATGGCTGGACGGGAGAGGATGTGAGAGGCTTCTCAAAGATATTCGGCAATCAAACCATGATCTATCACGCTGTTAAACAAATGGCAGATGGCAAATAA